Genomic DNA from Cupriavidus pauculus:
AGTTGCTGGAAGGCTCGCGCATGGACAACTCGCTCAAGTACCAGCAGAACGTCGGACCGCTCAAGATCGAAGCCGCGTACACATTCGGCGAGTTCGCGGGCGGGGCGTCGGCGGGGTCGATCTACTCGGCGGGCCTGAACTACACCAGCGGCCCGCTCGTGCTCGGCGCGGTGGGCCAGCAGGCGCGCGACCCGAACCGCAACAAGCAGACCAACGCGGGCGTGGGCGCGGCGTACGCGATCGGCCCGGTCACGCTGCACGGCTATTACCTGTACACGCGCCGCGACGGCGCATTCGCCCCGTCGACAAGCCAGGACTTTCTGCCGACGTACGGGACCAATGCGCAGTACTACGCCAATCCGGGCATGACCGGCACGGGCAGCAGCACCGCACCGCGGACCGACCACGTGTTCCAGTTCGGCACCACGTACCAGGCCACGCAGGCATGGGTGCTGAAGGCCGCCGTGATCTACGACGCGGCGCGCGACGTCAACCCCGCGGGCCAGAGCGGCAACAAGCTGTCGGCGTTCCTGATCGGCGACTACTTCTTCTCGAAGCGCACCGATACCTATCTGGCCACCGCCTACAATCGCGTGGGCTCGGCGTTGAGCGGCGCCTATGCGGGCCGCAACGACAGCATCGGCGTGTTCCTCGGCATGCGTCACCGGTTCTGAGCTACGCGGCAGCCCGTTCGCGCGCGGGCAGGTGCTGGAGGTTGAAATGGTCGCGCAGCCGTGGACCGCCGTAGCGCTGGCGGTAGATACCGCGCCGTTGCAGCTCCGGCACCACGAGCGTGCGGAACCGGTCCATCGCATAGGGCAGGAAAGGCATGAAGACGTTGAATCCGTCCGCCGCGCCTTCCTCGAACCACCATTGCATATAGTCGGCAACCTCTGCCGGGTTGCCGACCACGGCCGAGCTCTGCGCGATGGAGGCGTGGATCAGGTCGAGGTAGGTGATGCGCCGGGCCGGATCGGCGGCGACGAGGTCGCGCCGCGTCAGGCGTGTGATGTACGCCAGGATCTGCCGGCCACGCTCGCTCGCGCGATCCGCGATATCGGCGGGGACCAGCGCATCGTAGGCATGCCCCCGGACGTCGACGCCGAGCACATCGCTCGCGAGCGACAGGTTGCGGCTGGCGCCGCGTCCCATGCCGACGTACTGGAAGTCCGCGGCGGCCGCGTCGCCGGCGTGCGTGCCTTCGGGCGCGGGGTCCTCCGGGTCGAGCGTGAGCAGACGGTTCAGCGTGTCGTAGGTCGATACGGCGGCCTCGGTCGTCGGCTCGGCAATGACGGTCAGCCCGGGCACGACCTTGAGGTCGTCGGGATTGCGGCCATAGGCGGCCGCGCGCGCCTTGACCTCGCGATAGAAGTCGCGTGCCACATCGAACCGCGCGTCGCCCGTGAAAATCACGTCCGCGTGGCGCGCGCCGAAATCCAGCGAGCGTTCGGAAGTGCCCGCGTGAAGGATGATCGGATGATGCTGCGGCGAGCGCGGCAACGCCGAGCCGCCCGCGCGGATCTGCCGCGCATGCAGCGCCAGCTTGCCGTCGTCGTCGGTCAGTGCGTCGGGTCCCCACGCATCCCACAGCGACCGCACCGTGCGCGTGAAGGTCTCCGCGTGCGCGTAGCGGGCTTCGTTGTCCCAATGCGCGGTGCGGCTGAAGTTCAGCGCCGCGGCCGGATCCGCACCGGTCACGACGTTCCATGACGCGCGCCCCGCGCTGAGGTGGTCGAGCGACGAGAGCATGCGCGCGACGGTGAAGGGATCGCTGTAGGTGGTGTTCGTCGTGACCACGATGCCGACGCGTTCCGTCGCCGCGGCGATCGCGCTCGCCGCGACGAACGGTTCCAGCCTCGCCATCTGGCCCGGATTCGTCCTGGCCAGCGCGGGGTCCGCCACGAGGCGGTCGCCGAGGAAGATAAAGTCGAAGCACGAAGCCTCGGCGTCGCGGCAGGTCTGCTGGATGAATGCGATATCGAACGCGCCGTCGGCGCGCGCGGCCGGGTGCCGCCACCCCGCCGAGTGCGTACCGGTGGCCCAGAACATCAGGCCCAGATGAAGTTGGCGATGGCGGGTGTCAGGCATGGGCATCCTGTATCGGGCGCGCCGTCTCGCGTTGGGCGGCGTGCCGGTTGATGGCGGGTGGCAGGCCGAGGCGTCGGGTCAGCGTGACCGGCCCGGCCGGGCGTTCCACGAGTCCGAACGGCTCGAGCAGCCGCGTCAGGTAGACGAGGTCGCGCGTGCGTGCGGGCGGCAGGGTCAGCCATGCCCCGTCCAGCGCGCGCGCGTGGAGCGTGGCGATGTGGGCTTCCCAGTCGGCCCATGTGCCGACGAACGCCTCGTTGAACGTACCCTCGAACGTACCTTCGGACGCACCGTTGAGCCCGACGGCGAGCAACTCGGCTTCGGCGCGGGTGTCGGCGACGCATGGCGTCACGCGCTGCAAGGTTAGCGTGGACACATCGGTGCCGAGCCTGCCGTCAGGCCGCAGGCGTGGCGGCCGGCCCTGCGGCGAAGCCGCGATATTGAGCGGTCCTTTTACCTGAAACGCGGCACCCGCGTGCTCGATGAAATGCGCGCGGGTCAGGTCGACGAACGCGCCGCTGGCCTTGTCGCGCACGAAGGCGCCGGATTCCCACGAGTCGAACAGTTGCTCCACCACGTCGACGAATTCGCGCTGGCGTGCGCGACGCTGTGTGTCGGCGGACGGCGCGGCACCGTGGTTCGCGGCGGCGTTGCCGGACTCGTCCGTTACGGCGAGCCAGCCCGCACGGCCATGGCTCACGTGGTCGAGCGATGCAATCAGGCGCGCGGCCGCGAACGGTTGCGCGTAGTTCGTATTGACGACAGGCACGAGTCCGATATGCCGCGTGGTGACGGCCAGATAGGATGCGAGCGTAAACGCTTCGAGCGCAAGGGCGGCATGGCCGTCCGCCACACCGGTGGTATCGAGCGCCGAGTCCTCGATAACGAGGAAGTCGACACCCAGCGCTTCCAGTGCCCGCGCATGCGCCAGCGTGGTATCGCTTCGGAAAGGATTGAAGGGGAGCGCGGCGTGCTCGCTCGCGCGCAGCGCGGCAAGCGTGACGCCGGCGACGAGCGGCCGGCGGCCGTCGCGAGGGTTGTGGGCATCGCGTTCGTGGGGCATGGCATCGTCCGGAAGTTCAGGCGGCCTGTCGGCCGCCGAGATAGGCATCGAGTACCGCGGGGTCGGCCGCGACAGTGGCGCCGTCGCCCGACAGCACCACGCGTCCCTGTTCGAGGACATAGGCGCGATCGGCCATCGCCAGCGCCTCGCGCGCGTTCTGCTCCACGAGCAGCACGGTCGTTCCCTCGGCACGGATCTGCTCGATGATCCGGAAGATCTGCGCGATGATCTTCGGTGCAAGCCCCATCGACGGTTCGTCGAGCAGCAGCAGGCGAGGGCGCGCCATCAGCGCGCGGCCGATGGCGAGCATCTGCTGTTCGCCGCCCGACAGCGTCCCCGCCGGCTGGCGATGGCGTTCCGCCAGGCGCGGAAACAGCGCGTAGACGTGCGCGACATCGGCCGCAACGTCGCGGTCGCGGCGCAGATAGGCGCCAATCGCCAGATTCTCGGCGACGGTCAGCTGCGGCACGGTCTGACGGCCCTCCTGCACGAGGCTGATGCCGCGCGCCACGCGACGCTCGACCGCAAGGTCCCCAAACGATGTGCCATCGAAGGAGACCGTGCCGCTTACCGCCGGCAACAGGCCCATGATTGCCGACAACGTCGTCGTCTTGCCCGCGCCGTTCGCGCCGACCAGCGCAACAATCTCGCCCTGCCGCACCTCAAGCGACACGCCGTGCAATACCGCACGCTTGCCATAAGCGGCCGACAGTCCCGCTACCGACAGCAGCGCGTCCGCGTCACGCGTCATGGCGGACTCCCAGATAGGCCTCGATCACGGCCGGATCGGCCTGTACCGCGGCTGGCGTACCGGCGGCAATCTTGCGTCCGGCGTTGATGACGATCACCCGATCGCTGATGCCCATGATGAGTTCCATATCGTGTTCGACCAGCAGCACCGTGACGCCGCGTGCGCGCACGTCCCGCAGCAGGGCATTCAGTTCGCGTTTCTCGCTCGGGTTCATGCCCGCCGCGGGTTCGTCGAGGATCAGCAGGGACGGTTCCGTGGCCAGGCTGCGCGCGATCTCCAGCCGCCGCTGATGACCGTAGGGCAGCGCCTCGGCCGGCCATTCCCCCGCATGGCCCAGGCCCAGACGTTCGAGCAGCTCGCCCGCTCGCCGCGCGGCACCCCGCCGGCCACGGCGCTCGGCACCGAGCAGCACGTTGTCCCGCACGCTCAATCCCTGGAACAGCCGGATCTGCTGGAATGTCCGGCCAATGCCGAGCCGCGCAATGCGCGCGGGCGGCAGGCCGGCGATATCGCGGCCGCCGAAGCGGACCGCACCGCTGTCGGGCCGGTAGAAGCCGGTGACCATGTTCATCAGGCTCGTCTTGCCCGAACCGTTGGGGCCGATCACCGACGTGATGGTGCCCGCGTCCACGCGCAGCGACAGCCCGTCCAGCGCCTGCACGCCGTCGAACCGCTTGCTGAGCGCATCGATCTGCAGAAGCGGGGTCATGGGCGCGCCTCCGTGGCGGCTTCTCCGGCGGGAGGCCGCACGCGTGCCGGCCGGGCCAACCTGCCGAACCTGTCGCGCAGCGGTTGACCTATGGACAGCATGCCGCGCGGGAGAAACACGACGGCGAGCAGCAGGATGGATGCCATGACGATCTCGCGCGCCTGCGCCGAGAAACGCAGCGCTTCCGGCAAGGCCGTAAAGATCGTGGCCCCCACCAGCGCGCCGGAAACATGCCCCAGTCCGCCGAGCACCGCATAGGCAATGGCATCGAGACTGCGTTGCAGCCCGAAGTCGTTGGGCCCGATAAAGCCGTTCAGGTGCCCGAGCAGCGCACCGCCAAGGCCGCATACCGCGCCGCTGAACACGAACACGGCGAGCCGCACGCGTGCCACGTCGATCCCGAGCGATTGCGCGGGCATGTCGTCGAGGCGCGTTGCCTCGAGCACCCGGCCGGTGGGTCCGAGGCGCGCGATCACGATGACCGCGACGAGGACCGCGACCGTGGCCGCGAGTAGCGGCTGCGTCGTCGCCAGCGGAATGCCGTCGAGGCCGAGCGCGCCGCCCGTCACCGTGTCCCAGTTGAGCGCGACGACGCGCATGACCTCGGTGAACGCGAGCGTCGCCAGCGCGAAGTAGTCGCCTTCCAGCCGCAGCACGGGGGCGCCAAGCAGGAGCGCAACCAGCGCCCCGGCAATCGCGCCAGCCGCGAGCGCGATCGGAAACGGCAGCGCCGTATGCAGCGATATCAGCACGGATACATAGGCGCCCACGGCAACGAGCCCGCCCGTGGCCAGCGAGAAGCGGTTGACACTGAGCATCAGGTAGACACCGATGCCGAGGATCGCGTTGATGCCCACCAGTGCGATCACGTTTTCATAGGCCAGCAGGAATTCCATCATGCGCGCTGCCTTGCGGACGTACCGAAGAACCCCGTGGGACGGACCACGAGCACCAGGAAAATTGCCCCGAACGCGATGGCATCGCGCAGCGACGATTGCAGGTAGGCCACGCTGTACACCTCCGTAAGACCCAGCACGATGCCGCCGATCGCGGCCCCCGCGACCTGCCCGAGACCGCCGAGAATCAGCGCGGACAGCCCTTTCAGCAGGATGTTGTCGCCCATGAACGGCGACACCGCGTTGTACAGCACGCCGAGCTGCACGCCGGCGGCGCCCGCGAGCGCGCCGGTCATGCCGTACGTCAGCAGCTTGAGCCGCGTGACCGGAATGCCGACGAGCTGCGCCACGTTGGGCTTGAACGCAATGGTGCGGATGGCGAGGCCGATGCGCGTGCGGCGCAACGTATAGGCCAGCACGAGCATCAGCAGCAACGCCGACGCAATCACGATCAGCTGCAGGCTCTGCACGCGGACCCCGAAGAGGTCCCATGCGTGCTCCGTCCACGCGCTCTGCGGAAAGCGACGGACCTGCGTGCCGAAGACTTCCTGCACCACCGCGATCAGCAGGCGGGCCAGCGCCAGGCTGGCGACGAGGCCCATCCAGCGATTGGCGCCGCGTGCCTCCAGTGGGCGGAACACGAACCACTCGCTGGCCATGGCCGTCAGCGCGGACACGAGCATCGCCGCCAGGAACGCCAGCGGCAGTGGCCAGTGGAGTGCCGTGGTCAACTCGATGCCGGCGAACGCGCCGACCATCAGGATCGCGCCCTGGGCGAGGTTCAGCACGTTGAGCACGCCGAACAGCAGCGTGAACCCCACCGCGAACACGGCGTAGGTGGCCCCGAGCGCGAGCCCGTTGACCGTCTGTTGCAGGAATACCTCCATGATCGCTACCTGTTGGCGTTTACTTGTCGGCGCCCTTGCCGTCGAGCGGCACGAACTTGCCGCCGCGCGCGACGAGGATCTTCGGTTCGACCGTCGGTTCGCGATTGGCATCGAAGCCGATCGGACCGAGCACGCCCGGATAGCCCTTGATCGCCGTCAGTTCGGCATGGATGCGCGCGCTGTCGCCCGACTGCGCGCGGCGAATGGCCTCGACCAGCAGCGCGGCCGCATCGTGGCCATACGCGGCATAGATATCGGGCCGGCGCTTGTAGCGGGCCTCGTACTCGCGCACGAACGACTGGCTGACGGGGTTGTCCAGTTCGGGGAACCATGCGGTTCCGACGATGGTGCCTTCCGCGCCCGCGCCGCCGAGTTCGAAGAACTTCGTGGAGATCGCCGATTGCGTGCCGACGAAGAGCACCTGCTGGGGAATACCGAGCTGGCGCGCCTGCCGAACGATGGCGGCCGCTTCCTCGGCCAGCGCGCCGATGACGATGGCGTCGGGGTTCTGCGCCTTGATCTTGGTGAGCTGCGCCGCAAAGTCGACGTCGCCACGCTGGAACGTCTCGGTCGCGACCACGCTGACGCCGTTGTCGGTCAGCGCCTGCTTTTGCACCGTATACGCGGACTTCGTGAGCTGGTCGTCGATGCCGTAGATCTGCGCCACGCGCCTGACCTTGTATTGCGCCACGGCGCGCTTGATCACGCCCGGCGTGACGATGTCCTCCGGCGGGCTCACGCGGAACAGCCGGTCGCCGATGCGCTGCGTCAGGCCCGCGGCGGTATTCGACGAGGCGATGATCGGAATGCCGGCCTTCTGGGCCAGCGGATCGGCCGCCAGCGCCGAGGTCGTCAGGGTCGGGCCAAGAATGGCGGAGACCTTGTCCTTGCCGATCAGGCGCTGGAAGATATTGACGGTCTGGTTGCGATCGGCGCCGTCGTCATAGTGGACGAGCTCGATCTTGAGCTTGCCCAGCCTGCCGCTGGCATTGGCCTGCTCGACGACCTGCTCGATGGCGTTCTTCTGCTCGATGCCGTAGAGCGCGGCCGAGCCGCCGGTCGTGGTCTGCACCACGCCGACCTTGATCACCTGCGCGAAGGCCGTGTGTACGTGGAGGCCGGCTGCGCCGATCAGGGCCAGCGCAGCGATGGTCTTGCCGAAGGATGTCATATGCGTTCTCGGAAATAAGAAGTCGGGGATATCAGGCCTGCCTGCGCCACGCGGCATCGCGATCCGCGGTCCATGCGGACGTCGCGCCGGCTTCGGTTTGCCGGTCCACGGGCAGGTGCGGCAGCACGAGTTCGGCAAAGCGGTACGCTTCCTCGAGCAAGGGCATGCCCGAGACGATCAGCACGTCGATGCCCGCATCGCGATACTCCTGAATGCGCGCCAGCACCTGCCGCGGACTGCCGACCAGCGCGGTGCCCGGTCCGTGACGGACCAGACCGATGCCCGACCACAGGTTGGGCTCGATCTCCAGTTCGCGCAGGTCCTTCGGCTTGTGCCCGCCGTGCAGCGCGGACATGCGTTGCTGGCCGATGGAATCGATGCCTGCCACATACGACTGCGCGCCGGCGATGGCCGCGTCGTCCATGTGGTCGTACAGGTCCTGCGCCGCGGCCCAGGCCTCGGCCTCCGTCGGCCGCACGATCACGTAGAGCCGGATGCCGAAGCGGATCTTGTCCGCGCGGCCGTGCCGGCGCGCGAGTTCGCGCACCTCGCGGATCTTGACTTCCGCCTGGGATACGGTCTCGCCCCACGACAGGTACGTGTCGATATGCTTCGCCGCCACCTCGTGGGCGGCCGGCGAGGACCCACCGAACCACAGTTCGGGCACGCGCCCGCCATGCGGCTGCAGCGGCAGGCCGGCATCCACGACATGGATGTACTTCCCCTTGAAGGTCACCGACTCCCCGCGCAGCAGCGCGCGCAGCACGGTCAGATACTCGTCCGTATAGGCATAGCGCTCGTCATGGCTCAGATGCACGCCGAACTGCGCCATCAGCTTTGCGTCGCCATTGACGATGTTGACGCGCAGGCGGCCCTTGGAGAACTGGTCGAACGTGGTGATCATCTTGCCCAGCAATGTGGGCGACAGCAGCGGCGGGTGCGCGGCGATCAGGTGCTGGAAGCGGTCGGTGTACGGAATCAGCGAGGCACCCTGTACCCAGGCGTCGTGCGAGCCCGTGGCGAGCAGCGCGCCGGTAAAGCCGAGGTGATCGACCGCGCGGGCCAGTTGCTGGAAATAGGGATAGCTCAGCTGGCGCGCGCCATCGGCGCGCCACGGGTAGCGGCCATCGGGGCCGGTCAGGTACCACAGGACTTCCATTGCGTATCCTTTGTCAGGCAGCTACCGCGGCGGGGTAGCGATGGGTCACCGTGTCGTCCACGGCAATCTGTTCCGGAATCAGCGCGAAGCGCGCGAAGATATCGGCGTGATGCTGCTGCTCGGCCAGGAAACCCGCGTCGGGCAGATGCACGCCCCATGGCCGTGCGGTGAGGGCAGCCAGCCAGCCTGCGGCGTTGTGCCCGTTGAGGCCGGCCAGCAGCTGCGCGGCGCCTTCGGGGTCGGCGGCAGTCAGCGCGTCCGAATCGCTGAGTGCATCGACGAGCGCCTGCACCGCTTTGGGGTGGTCGCGCAGCACGTCCTGCCGGCCCCAGTACACCGAGCGGTTCGAGAAGGCCGAGCCGGGCCGCGCGAGGATCCGCACTTTCACGGCCGATTCGATCTCGGCGAGCAGTGGGTCCGTCGCGACGATCGCGTCGAGCAACCCCTGGTAGAACGCGTCGCGCGCGGTGGCGGGCAGCAGCTCCACGGCATTGACGTCGCGCCACGCCACGCCGGCGTTGTCGAGTTCCGCCGCGAGGAACTGGGTGTGCCACGAGATCGGCATCAATGCCACGCCGCGTCCGCGCAGGTCCGCCAGCGTCCGATAGGGCGAATCGGCGCGCACGACCAGTCCGCCGCGTTCGTGGCGAGGTCCGGACATACCGAACACGGCCACGTCCAGGCCCCCGGCCTTGGCGAGGATGGGCGGCGTGGCACCCGTGCCCGCGAGCTGGATGACGCCCAGCCGCATCAGCGGAATGGTCGCGGCACCTGCGCCGTAGACAAAGAACGCGATGCCCTGCGCGCGCAGCGCGGCCACGTGTTCGGGGCGGCGCGCAAGGATCGACAGCGATGGATTCTGTGGGTGAACCCCCACGATTAACGTCATGGCAACTACCGTAATGGAGAGTGAATGGCGGTCATGGGTTAAACCCATGACGCCGAGTGTAAGAGCCAATGGCCGGCGCCCAAACCAACGAATTCGGCTATGGATATGCGACGGTGGCGTCGACTGGGTGCCTCACGGCGCGCCGCGAATGCCGGTAACATGGCGGTCAACTTTTTGCCACGACGAATCGAGACCATGACCCACACAGACGCCGCGGTGAGCGCGGAGGCGCTGGCGTTCAAGCTGCGCGGCGGCACGCCGAGCCTGTACCTCGTCGAGACGCTGGGGGAATGGACGGGCCGGCAGTACGAGCGTGTCTACGATGCCGAGCGCTGGCACGAATGGATCGGGCTCGTGAAGCTGCCGCTGCCCGCGCGGCGTGCCACGGCGCGCGAGCTTGACCGCATGCGGGAACTGCGGCGCGCGATCTACGAGATCGCGCAGGCGGTTCGGACCGGCGGCGTGCCGGACGCCAGCCATATCGATACCGTCAATCGCGTGGCACGGACGGCGCTGGCCGCGCCGCAGCTGTCAGCGGCGGCGGACCGGTGGGCGATATCGGATCGGGTGAGCCACGGGCAGGTGCTGGCGATGATCGCGCTCGACGCAATCTCGCTGTTCGGTGGGCCCCTGCGCGAGCGGATCAAGGTCTGCGCGCGGCCGCGCTGTCCGGTCCTGTTCGTCGACCGGTCGCGGCATGGCCGGCGCATCTGGTGTTCGGCGGCCTGCGGCGCGCGCTCCGCGAGCGCAAAGTACCGGCTGCGGCTGGCCGGCCGCGAGCTCGACGAAGATCGGGATTTCTGCGTGAGTCAGCACTGAGTCAGCACTGAGCCGGCACGCCTCAATGGCTGCGCATGCCGGCCGCTTCCATCAGAAACCGGATCAGCATGGCGGCCACGCCGAGGCTGGCCACGCCACCGGCCCAGATGGCGATGAGCCAGCCAACCTGCCGCAGGCGAAGTCGGGTGCGTTCCATGGCGAGGGTTCCCGTCAGTGGTAGCCCTCGCCGAGCCTGACCTTGCCGCGGAAGACGTAGTAGGACCAGGTCGTGTAGACGAGGATGAACGGTATCACGAACAGCGCGCCGACCAGCGCGAAGCCCTGGCTTTGCGGTGGCGCGGCCGCGGTCCAGATGGAGATGGACGGCGGAATGATATTGGGCCAGGTGCTGATCGCCAGCCCCGTGTAGCCGAGGAAGATCAGCCCCAGCGTGTAGAGGAACGGCTGTGAATGGACCTCGCCGCGCAGCGACCGCAGCAGCAGCACCGTGCCGAGCACCACGAGGATCGGCACCGGCGAGAACCAGAGCAGGTTCGGGAATGTAAACCAGCGTTCGGAGATCCGCGCGTGGGCCAGCGGCGTCCATATGCTGACGGCGACGATGGATGCGAGCATGATCCAGACCAGCGGCCGGGTCACCTGCACCATGCGCGCGTGCAGTGCGCCTTCCGTCTTCATGATCAGCCACGTCGTGCCCAGCAGCATATAGGCGAGGAGCACGCCGACGCCGCAGAACAGCGGAAACGGCGCGAACCAGCTGAACGTGCCACCGGCATACGCGCCGTCGCGCACGGGCAGGCCGTCGATGAACGCGCCGAGCGCCACGCCCTGGCAGAACGCGGCAACCACGGATCCGCCCGCGAACGCGAGGTCCCAGACCGGCCGCTCGCGATCGTTGGCCTTGAAGCGGAATTCAAACGCCACGCCACGGAAGATCAGGCCCAGCAGCATCAGGATCAGCGGCAGGTACAGCGCGGACAGCAGGACCGAGTAGGCGAGCGGAAACGCGGCAAGCAGGCCCGCGCCGCCGAGCACGAGCCATGTCTCGTTGCCGTCCCAGACCGGCGCCACGGTGTTCATCATTACATCGCGGTCATGCCGGTCGGGTACGAACGGGAAAAGGATGCCGATACCGAGGTCGAAGCCATCCATCACGACGTACATCATCACGCCGAAGAAAATGATCACGATCCAGATTAGCGAGAGATCGATGCCCATGGGTCAGCTCCCTTTGTGATCGGCGGCGATGACGGCCTGGCCGTCGGGAATCGCGGAGAGGGGGCGCGCGGGCTTCTGGTGCGCGGCGGGTTCCGGCGGCTCGATATCGTAGGCATCGCCTTCGTTCATCTGGG
This window encodes:
- a CDS encoding DUF2474 domain-containing protein, with the translated sequence MERTRLRLRQVGWLIAIWAGGVASLGVAAMLIRFLMEAAGMRSH
- the cydB gene encoding cytochrome d ubiquinol oxidase subunit II, coding for MGIDLSLIWIVIIFFGVMMYVVMDGFDLGIGILFPFVPDRHDRDVMMNTVAPVWDGNETWLVLGGAGLLAAFPLAYSVLLSALYLPLILMLLGLIFRGVAFEFRFKANDRERPVWDLAFAGGSVVAAFCQGVALGAFIDGLPVRDGAYAGGTFSWFAPFPLFCGVGVLLAYMLLGTTWLIMKTEGALHARMVQVTRPLVWIMLASIVAVSIWTPLAHARISERWFTFPNLLWFSPVPILVVLGTVLLLRSLRGEVHSQPFLYTLGLIFLGYTGLAISTWPNIIPPSISIWTAAAPPQSQGFALVGALFVIPFILVYTTWSYYVFRGKVRLGEGYH